From a region of the uncultured Desulfatiglans sp. genome:
- the livF gene encoding leucine/isoleucine/valine transporter subunit; ATP-binding component of ABC superfamily (Evidence 2a : Function from experimental evidences in other organisms; PubMedId : 14702302, 2195019; Product type t : transporter) encodes MLEVLDLHTYYGDSYILQGVSIRVPKGNIAAVLGRNGVGKTTLIHSIVAFVKPRKGSILLEGAELMGKTTHEIMRSGIALVPQGRRIFPSLSVLENLVVPFRCSYGDETAIKPMAMEEVFRIFPILKIRQGQKARFLSGGEQQMLAMARALVSGPKILLMDEPSEGLAPLIVQEIGDVISGLREQRMGLVLVEQNFQMATRLADHVYVMSRGNIVHESSPQELVANEEIKSRYLGM; translated from the coding sequence ATGCTTGAAGTTCTGGATCTGCACACCTACTACGGGGACAGTTACATTCTGCAGGGCGTTTCCATCCGGGTCCCTAAAGGGAATATCGCCGCCGTCCTGGGCCGCAACGGGGTGGGGAAGACCACGCTCATCCATTCGATCGTCGCCTTTGTCAAACCGAGAAAGGGGAGCATCCTCCTGGAAGGCGCCGAATTGATGGGAAAGACGACGCATGAGATCATGCGCTCCGGCATCGCCTTGGTGCCGCAGGGGAGACGGATCTTCCCGTCCCTGAGCGTCCTCGAAAATCTGGTCGTCCCTTTCCGCTGCAGCTACGGGGATGAAACGGCGATCAAACCGATGGCCATGGAGGAGGTCTTCCGCATCTTCCCGATATTGAAAATCCGGCAAGGGCAAAAGGCGCGCTTCCTGAGCGGCGGGGAACAGCAGATGCTGGCCATGGCGCGGGCCCTGGTCAGCGGGCCCAAGATCCTCCTCATGGATGAACCGTCGGAAGGGCTCGCCCCGTTGATCGTCCAGGAGATCGGCGACGTCATCTCCGGACTGCGGGAGCAGCGAATGGGGCTCGTCCTGGTCGAGCAAAACTTCCAGATGGCCACCCGCCTGGCCGATCATGTTTACGTCATGAGCCGCGGAAACATCGTCCACGAATCCTCCCCGCAGGAACTGGTCGCAAATGAGGAGATTAAATCCCGGTACCTGGGGATGTAA